In Streptomyces sp. NBC_00704, a genomic segment contains:
- a CDS encoding helix-turn-helix domain-containing protein gives MLGSMTADLPLNELGEFLKKRRSELSPRTVGLPETRRPRRVDGLRREEVAQLASISTDYYTRLEQGRMQASAPVLDTLARVLHLDDDERGYLFQLAGKTTTRTRRRGRQKVQPQLQRVLDDLTATPAVVQGRRGDVLAWNALAAALVTDFSRIPEKHRNYPRIIFTDPAMRTLYADWESSAHIAVAQLRMEAAKYPDDPRLIELVGELSLRDKQFARWWGDHHVAARTVGTKTLNHPVVGELVLDWDTLTANTDPDQHLTVWTAGPGSPTHERLRILASWAADQDLPASSPIS, from the coding sequence ATGCTGGGCAGCATGACCGCCGACCTTCCCCTCAATGAGCTGGGAGAATTCCTCAAGAAGCGCCGCTCCGAGCTGAGCCCGCGCACGGTCGGCCTGCCTGAGACGCGACGGCCCCGCCGGGTGGACGGGCTGCGCCGCGAGGAGGTCGCCCAGCTCGCCAGCATCAGCACCGACTACTACACCCGCCTCGAACAGGGCCGCATGCAGGCGTCGGCGCCCGTGCTGGATACCCTCGCCCGTGTACTCCATCTGGACGACGACGAGCGCGGCTACCTCTTCCAGCTGGCGGGCAAGACCACGACCCGCACCCGGCGCCGCGGCCGCCAGAAGGTCCAGCCACAGCTGCAGCGGGTCCTCGACGACCTCACCGCCACTCCCGCCGTCGTGCAGGGCCGGCGCGGAGACGTCCTGGCCTGGAACGCGCTGGCCGCCGCCCTGGTCACCGATTTCTCCCGCATCCCGGAAAAGCACCGCAACTACCCGCGGATCATCTTCACGGATCCCGCCATGCGCACTCTGTACGCCGACTGGGAGAGCTCCGCGCACATCGCCGTCGCCCAACTGCGCATGGAGGCGGCGAAGTATCCCGATGACCCCCGCCTGATCGAGCTGGTCGGTGAACTGTCCCTGCGGGACAAGCAGTTCGCGCGCTGGTGGGGTGATCACCATGTCGCCGCCCGCACCGTGGGCACCAAGACCCTGAACCATCCGGTCGTCGGCGAACTCGTCCTGGACTGGGACACCCTCACCGCCAACACCGACCCCGACCAGCACCTCACCGTCTGGACCGCCGGGCCCGGCTCCCCCACCCACGAACGGCTGCGCATCCTGGCCTCATGGGCCGCCGACCAGGACCTGCCGGCCTCCTCCCCCATCAGCTGA
- a CDS encoding zinc-dependent alcohol dehydrogenase family protein — protein sequence MRGAVIHAPGDIRLENLDDPKIIEPTDAVIRTVATCVCGSDLWPYRGLEPVGDPHPMGHEYVGIVEEVGSEVADVRPGQFVVGSFATSDNTCVNCRNGWQSSCLHREFMSTCQADYVRIPNAHGTLVATDEHPSGELVPGLLAVSDVMGTGWYAALAAEVKPGSTAVVVGDGAVGLCGVIAARELGAERIIAMSRHESRQKLALEFGATDIVSERGEDGIARVKDLTGGIGADSVLECVGTAESMRQALHSTRPGGNVGFVGVPHEVAVDGEELFFSHAGLRGGPAPVRRYLPDLIDRVLSGRINPGRVFDLTLPLEQVADGYKAMDERRAVKALLKP from the coding sequence ATGCGCGGAGCAGTCATCCACGCCCCCGGCGACATACGCCTCGAGAACCTCGACGACCCGAAGATCATCGAGCCGACCGACGCGGTGATCCGTACGGTCGCCACCTGTGTGTGCGGCTCGGACCTGTGGCCGTATCGCGGCCTGGAGCCCGTCGGCGACCCGCACCCGATGGGGCACGAGTACGTGGGCATCGTCGAGGAGGTGGGCAGCGAGGTCGCCGACGTCAGACCGGGCCAGTTCGTGGTCGGCTCCTTCGCCACCTCGGACAACACCTGCGTCAACTGCCGTAACGGCTGGCAGTCCAGCTGCCTGCACCGGGAGTTCATGAGCACCTGCCAGGCCGACTACGTCCGCATCCCCAACGCCCACGGCACCCTCGTCGCCACCGACGAGCACCCGTCCGGTGAGCTGGTGCCCGGCCTGCTCGCCGTCTCCGACGTGATGGGCACCGGCTGGTACGCCGCCCTCGCCGCCGAGGTGAAGCCCGGCTCGACCGCGGTGGTGGTCGGTGACGGAGCGGTCGGCCTGTGCGGTGTCATCGCCGCGCGCGAGCTCGGCGCGGAGCGGATCATCGCCATGAGCCGCCACGAGTCCCGGCAGAAGCTCGCCCTGGAGTTCGGCGCGACCGACATCGTCAGTGAACGCGGTGAGGACGGCATCGCCCGCGTCAAGGACCTCACCGGCGGCATCGGTGCGGACTCGGTCCTGGAGTGTGTCGGCACCGCCGAGTCGATGCGGCAGGCCCTGCACTCGACCCGCCCCGGCGGCAACGTCGGTTTCGTCGGCGTCCCGCACGAGGTGGCCGTCGACGGCGAGGAACTGTTCTTTTCCCATGCCGGGCTGCGCGGCGGCCCCGCCCCCGTGCGCCGCTACCTGCCCGACCTGATCGACCGGGTCCTTTCCGGCCGCATCAACCCGGGCAGGGTCTTCGACCTCACCCTGCCGCTGGAGCAGGTCGCCGACGGCTACAAGGCGATGGACGAGCGCCGCGCCGTCAAGGCCCTGCTCAAGCCCTGA
- a CDS encoding SDR family NAD(P)-dependent oxidoreductase, which produces MTTFALVGAGPGLGLATAGRFGAAGHTVALIARNAEKLDGLTADLARDGVQARGYTADVLDGESLTAALHTAAADLGPIEVLQYSPVPRADFMTPVLDTSADDLDAPLAFSVKGPVTAVNAVLPGMRELGRGTLLFVNGSSAVRPNPKVAGTSIAFAAESAYARMLHDTLAPENIHAAQLIIPGAIRPDAEHSSPGALAERLYGLHAKRDGFRHYAEPLPRLTRGTTP; this is translated from the coding sequence ATGACGACCTTCGCCCTCGTCGGCGCCGGCCCCGGTCTCGGGCTCGCCACCGCCGGCCGCTTCGGAGCCGCCGGCCACACCGTCGCCCTCATCGCCCGCAACGCGGAGAAGCTGGACGGCCTGACAGCCGACCTCGCCCGTGACGGCGTCCAGGCGCGCGGCTACACGGCCGACGTCCTCGACGGCGAGTCCCTGACCGCGGCCCTGCACACAGCTGCGGCCGACCTGGGGCCCATCGAGGTCCTCCAGTACAGCCCCGTGCCCCGCGCCGACTTCATGACGCCGGTCCTCGATACCAGCGCCGACGACCTGGACGCGCCGCTCGCCTTCTCCGTCAAGGGCCCGGTCACCGCCGTGAACGCGGTCCTGCCCGGCATGCGCGAACTCGGCCGCGGCACGCTGCTGTTCGTCAACGGCTCCAGTGCCGTACGACCGAACCCGAAGGTCGCCGGCACCTCGATCGCCTTCGCCGCCGAGAGCGCCTACGCCCGCATGCTGCACGACACGCTCGCCCCGGAGAACATCCACGCCGCGCAGCTGATCATCCCCGGAGCGATCCGGCCCGACGCCGAGCACAGCAGCCCCGGCGCGCTGGCCGAGCGCCTGTACGGCCTCCACGCCAAGCGGGACGGCTTCCGCCACTATGCCGAGCCCCTGCCCCGGCTGACGCGGGGGACGACACCGTGA
- a CDS encoding cyclophilin-like fold protein, whose protein sequence is MNSATRRAVARAAMATAVLLAAAACGDTSPASPHRTSSASSARQQTPTAEARTTPFDRNPAMDIRVTLDGRPVDATLNDSPAARDFAERLPLTLDLEDFHQTERIADLPRKLTTSGAPEPRAPKAGDLTYYAPWGNLALFYRDGDSANPDLLILGHIDADADRLAEADRITIEAAP, encoded by the coding sequence GTGAACTCGGCCACCCGCCGCGCCGTCGCCCGTGCCGCCATGGCCACCGCTGTCCTGCTGGCCGCGGCGGCCTGCGGCGACACCTCGCCTGCCTCCCCGCACAGGACATCCTCCGCGTCCTCCGCCCGGCAGCAGACGCCGACGGCCGAGGCGCGCACCACGCCCTTCGACAGGAACCCCGCCATGGACATTCGGGTCACCCTCGACGGCCGCCCGGTCGACGCCACCTTGAACGACAGTCCGGCTGCCCGTGACTTCGCCGAGCGGCTCCCGCTCACCCTGGATCTGGAGGACTTCCACCAGACCGAGCGGATCGCCGACCTGCCACGCAAGCTGACCACCTCGGGCGCTCCCGAGCCGCGCGCGCCGAAGGCCGGCGACCTGACCTACTACGCGCCCTGGGGCAACCTGGCCCTCTTCTACCGCGACGGCGACTCCGCCAACCCCGACCTGCTCATCCTCGGCCACATCGACGCCGACGCCGACCGGCTTGCCGAGGCCGACCGGATCACCATCGAAGCCGCGCCCTGA
- a CDS encoding MFS transporter — protein sequence MPSAPATTPGRLPFVVWVLAAGTFLMGTTEFVVAGLLPELAGDLGVSVSHAGLLITAFAIGMIVGAPTMAMVTLRLSPRRTLILALSVFCLGHLVAALSTSFTIVLAARVVTALATGAFWSVGFVVATTAAGSQNATRATGVMIGGLTLANVVGVPVGSFAGQFAGWRGPFWALAVLSGLAALFIGRFIPTQEQRVEVSLRAEVRALRQGRLWLALAAAMLIMGGVLATYTYVTPLLTGRAGIPEGAVPLVLIAFGVGALGGTTTGGHLGDRRPMATTLTAAAATALVLLLMIPLSGNPVAATLLVFLMGLTGFTVNPVVTALAMRFAGDAPTLTSALTTSAFNTGIAGGSMVAGTALDSSLGLTGPPLVGTVIAALTLLPLIALAVHGSSGRDRIVARSSAPGQTRCDEAAQLPSQH from the coding sequence ATGCCTTCCGCACCCGCGACCACCCCCGGCAGGCTCCCCTTCGTCGTCTGGGTGCTCGCCGCCGGCACGTTCCTGATGGGCACCACCGAGTTCGTCGTCGCCGGCCTGCTGCCGGAGCTGGCCGGTGACCTCGGAGTCAGCGTCTCCCACGCCGGCCTGCTGATCACCGCCTTCGCCATCGGCATGATCGTCGGCGCGCCGACCATGGCCATGGTGACCCTGCGCCTTTCCCCGCGCCGGACGCTGATCCTCGCCCTGTCCGTGTTCTGCCTCGGACACCTGGTCGCCGCCCTCAGCACGTCCTTCACGATCGTCCTCGCCGCCCGCGTCGTCACCGCCCTGGCCACCGGAGCGTTCTGGTCCGTCGGCTTCGTCGTCGCCACCACCGCCGCGGGATCGCAGAACGCCACTCGCGCCACGGGCGTCATGATCGGCGGCCTGACCCTGGCCAACGTCGTCGGCGTCCCGGTCGGCTCCTTCGCGGGCCAGTTCGCCGGCTGGCGCGGCCCCTTCTGGGCGCTGGCCGTCCTCTCCGGGCTCGCCGCCCTCTTCATCGGCCGCTTCATCCCGACCCAGGAACAGCGCGTCGAGGTGTCCCTGCGGGCCGAGGTCCGTGCCCTGCGGCAGGGCCGGCTGTGGCTGGCGCTCGCTGCCGCGATGCTCATCATGGGCGGTGTCCTGGCGACGTACACCTATGTCACGCCGCTGCTGACCGGCCGCGCGGGCATCCCCGAAGGCGCCGTACCGCTCGTTCTCATCGCCTTCGGCGTCGGCGCCCTAGGCGGCACCACCACGGGCGGTCACCTGGGCGACCGACGTCCGATGGCCACCACACTCACAGCCGCCGCGGCCACCGCCCTGGTCTTGCTGCTGATGATCCCGCTGTCCGGCAACCCGGTCGCGGCCACGCTCCTCGTCTTCCTCATGGGCCTGACCGGTTTCACGGTCAACCCGGTCGTCACCGCGCTGGCCATGCGCTTCGCGGGCGACGCGCCCACCCTCACCTCGGCACTGACCACGTCCGCCTTCAACACCGGTATCGCCGGCGGTTCGATGGTCGCCGGCACGGCCCTGGACTCCTCCCTCGGCCTGACCGGCCCGCCCCTGGTCGGCACCGTCATCGCCGCCCTGACCCTCCTCCCGCTGATCGCCCTCGCCGTCCACGGCTCATCCGGCAGGGACCGGATCGTGGCCCGCAGCAGCGCGCCCGGGCAGACGCGATGCGACGAGGCCGCTCAGTTGCCGTCGCAGCACTGA
- a CDS encoding glucose 1-dehydrogenase — MNPTYDFTGQVAFVTGAGAGMGLATARAFAASGAAVALTDIDEAALNAAAKELTDAGHQALALMCDVSDEDQVAAAVDRTVQPFGRLDMAYNNAGIQIPPSDAADEPAERFDRVNAVNLRGVCTCMKHELRHMREQGSGAIVNCSSLGGLVGLPGRASYHASKHGVIGPTTSAALEYAPRGIRVNAVCPGTIDTPMVSDMIAKGELARAEAEADQPVNRLGTAEEIAQAVLWLCSPGAGFVVGVALPVDGGCVAR; from the coding sequence GTGAATCCCACGTACGACTTCACCGGCCAGGTCGCTTTTGTCACCGGGGCCGGCGCCGGTATGGGCCTGGCCACCGCCCGCGCGTTCGCCGCCTCCGGAGCCGCCGTCGCCCTCACCGACATCGACGAAGCGGCGCTGAACGCGGCCGCGAAAGAACTCACCGACGCCGGCCACCAGGCCCTCGCCCTCATGTGTGACGTCAGCGACGAGGACCAGGTCGCCGCCGCCGTCGACCGGACCGTGCAGCCCTTCGGCCGTCTCGACATGGCCTACAACAACGCCGGCATCCAGATCCCGCCCAGCGACGCCGCCGACGAACCCGCCGAACGCTTCGACCGCGTCAACGCCGTCAACCTCCGCGGAGTGTGCACGTGCATGAAGCACGAGCTGCGGCACATGCGTGAACAGGGCAGTGGCGCCATCGTCAACTGCTCCTCCCTCGGCGGCCTGGTCGGCCTCCCCGGACGGGCCTCCTACCACGCCTCCAAGCACGGAGTCATCGGCCCGACCACCAGCGCGGCACTCGAATACGCCCCGCGCGGCATCCGCGTCAACGCCGTCTGCCCCGGCACCATCGACACCCCCATGGTCAGCGACATGATCGCCAAGGGAGAACTCGCCCGCGCCGAGGCGGAGGCCGACCAGCCCGTCAACAGGCTCGGCACCGCCGAGGAGATCGCCCAGGCCGTGCTGTGGCTGTGCAGCCCCGGAGCGGGTTTCGTCGTGGGCGTCGCCCTCCCCGTGGACGGCGGCTGCGTCGCCCGCTGA
- a CDS encoding ATP-binding protein — MGTGTQATGNFGALLHALRASAGLSQEGLAHAAGVSVRALSDMERGRTRGPQRRTVRALAASLGLDAAGARELEHTASLGRTRQAPVTDVAPPASVPDAVARTGAPDLLPRAPRGFHGRAAELAVLSRTAAGEAPVCLVIGPAGVGKTALVLHWAHHGRAEFPGGQLYADLRGFADTGEPASIEVLREFLLALGVPHGRIPESVNAAAALFRSLAADRRLLVVLDNARDSEQVRPLLPGGRRCVTVVTSRHRLSGLIVTDTARPVAVDVLGPQDGTMLLAGVLGAERIRAEPVAARRLAELCGGLPLALRVTAARLAQRPGWSLTAMAAELSDETRRLSLLDVEDTGVRAALRVTLQQLPEHVSRLFAHLGCHPGTHVDRYAAAALADTDPASAESSLERLAVAHLVTETASGRWTMHDLVRLYARSLDAGPDALKRVLDHYVATGLAAVAAAEPGNEDCFPLPEDYLPPSAVREFGDRSAAVAWYAAERDDLTRAVAAAHAAGLHGRTWRIVLALWPLIVWRVRDGWVPLLETALEAAGADDDQHGESRVLNVLGWVLIEEGRITEALTRLRVASTLASRAGDAVAEANALIVLAVAQAALGGLDEAAQGCERAVELARKAGERTTERLAMQHLARHWTDAGKWRRALDTATEALAFDDRSGTADVPRILLLMVRGEALLGLGSEAEGIGQLKLAAREAESSGYDDGAVRALGALLRVSADERLRSRYDAAVARLTTRT; from the coding sequence ATGGGCACCGGTACACAGGCCACCGGGAATTTCGGCGCGCTTTTGCATGCTCTGCGCGCGAGCGCCGGGCTGAGCCAGGAAGGGCTGGCGCATGCTGCGGGAGTGAGCGTGCGGGCGCTTTCGGACATGGAGCGCGGGCGCACCCGGGGACCGCAACGCCGCACGGTGCGGGCGTTGGCCGCGTCCTTGGGCCTGGACGCGGCTGGCGCTCGGGAGTTGGAGCACACCGCGAGCCTGGGGCGTACCCGCCAAGCCCCCGTGACGGACGTTGCGCCACCTGCGTCCGTACCGGATGCCGTTGCGCGGACTGGCGCGCCCGATCTGCTGCCGCGCGCGCCGCGTGGCTTTCACGGGCGGGCGGCGGAACTCGCCGTTCTGTCCCGGACGGCCGCGGGCGAGGCGCCCGTCTGCCTGGTCATCGGGCCCGCCGGGGTGGGGAAGACGGCCCTGGTGCTGCATTGGGCCCACCACGGCCGTGCCGAATTCCCTGGCGGCCAGCTCTACGCCGACCTGCGCGGCTTCGCAGACACGGGCGAGCCGGCCTCCATCGAGGTGCTGCGCGAGTTCCTGCTGGCACTCGGTGTGCCGCACGGCCGGATCCCGGAGTCCGTGAACGCGGCGGCGGCGCTGTTCCGTTCGCTCGCCGCCGATCGCCGGCTCCTTGTGGTGCTCGACAACGCGCGGGACTCCGAGCAGGTCAGGCCGCTCCTGCCGGGGGGCCGGCGCTGTGTCACCGTCGTCACCAGCAGACACCGGCTGTCCGGGTTGATCGTCACCGACACGGCCAGGCCCGTCGCGGTGGACGTGCTCGGGCCGCAGGACGGCACGATGCTTCTCGCCGGTGTACTGGGCGCGGAGCGGATACGCGCGGAGCCGGTGGCCGCCCGACGGCTGGCCGAGCTGTGCGGCGGCCTGCCCCTCGCGCTGCGGGTGACAGCCGCCCGGCTGGCGCAACGGCCCGGCTGGTCGCTGACCGCGATGGCCGCGGAACTGTCGGACGAGACGCGCCGGCTGAGCCTGCTGGACGTGGAGGACACCGGCGTACGAGCGGCACTGCGTGTGACGCTGCAACAGCTCCCGGAGCACGTGTCGCGACTGTTCGCCCATCTCGGCTGCCACCCCGGTACGCACGTCGACCGGTATGCGGCGGCCGCTCTGGCGGACACGGACCCGGCATCCGCCGAGAGCTCCCTGGAGCGGCTGGCCGTCGCGCACCTCGTCACGGAGACGGCGTCCGGCCGATGGACGATGCACGATCTCGTGCGGCTCTACGCGCGCAGCCTGGACGCCGGGCCGGATGCACTCAAGCGTGTGCTCGACCACTACGTCGCCACGGGCCTCGCGGCCGTGGCGGCGGCCGAGCCCGGCAACGAGGACTGCTTCCCGTTGCCGGAGGACTATCTGCCGCCTTCCGCCGTGCGGGAGTTCGGCGACCGGTCCGCCGCCGTGGCCTGGTACGCAGCCGAGAGGGACGACCTCACGCGGGCGGTGGCGGCGGCGCACGCCGCCGGACTGCACGGCAGGACCTGGCGGATCGTCCTGGCGTTGTGGCCGTTGATCGTGTGGCGTGTGCGTGACGGCTGGGTCCCGCTACTGGAGACCGCGCTCGAGGCGGCAGGGGCCGACGACGATCAGCACGGCGAGTCACGGGTGCTGAACGTGCTCGGGTGGGTGCTGATCGAGGAAGGGCGCATCACGGAGGCACTGACGCGTTTGCGGGTGGCCTCCACGCTTGCCTCCCGGGCAGGCGACGCGGTGGCCGAGGCCAACGCCCTGATCGTTCTCGCCGTGGCACAAGCGGCGCTCGGCGGCCTGGACGAGGCCGCGCAGGGGTGTGAGCGAGCGGTGGAGCTGGCGCGCAAGGCCGGTGAGCGGACCACGGAGAGACTGGCCATGCAGCACCTCGCCCGCCATTGGACCGACGCGGGGAAATGGCGCCGGGCCCTCGACACAGCGACCGAGGCCTTGGCCTTCGACGACCGATCGGGCACGGCCGACGTACCCCGGATTCTGCTCCTCATGGTGAGGGGCGAGGCGCTGCTGGGGCTCGGGAGCGAGGCCGAGGGCATCGGGCAACTCAAGCTGGCGGCCCGGGAAGCGGAGTCGTCCGGCTATGACGACGGCGCGGTGCGGGCGCTCGGCGCGCTGCTGAGGGTATCGGCAGACGAAAGGCTACGGTCACGGTACGACGCGGCGGTCGCGCGACTCACGACGCGGACGTGA
- a CDS encoding helix-turn-helix domain-containing protein, producing MGVSERTLGRKFRSATGLNFAQWRQRACIVHSLRHLAAGAPVTHVAAGLGYDSPAAFTTAFRTLLGRPPSAYRAAG from the coding sequence CTGGGCGTCAGCGAACGCACCCTCGGCCGGAAGTTCCGCAGCGCCACGGGGCTGAACTTCGCGCAGTGGCGGCAACGGGCCTGCATCGTGCACTCCCTGCGACACCTGGCCGCCGGTGCGCCGGTCACCCATGTCGCAGCGGGCCTCGGCTACGACAGCCCAGCGGCGTTCACCACCGCCTTCCGCACCCTGCTGGGCCGCCCGCCGAGTGCCTATCGGGCCGCCGGATAG
- a CDS encoding DUF4232 domain-containing protein: MNTARHRSTLLTLAGTALALSLTACQNGSGVKSSSAATPAATVASSSTTSGATVAAGTDGSGAAGSAGTARSTGSAGSTGSTGSPASAGSAGESGRQAAASTPACTARNVRVTAAGQDGPPTTHIVLTAKNTSGHSCRLPGFPHVQFLESHKQDVPAVAKSKPAAPVVLAPGAPAYALVKLSDGGVDEDNEPVSAFSVTLEGDSTVVAVAAPGSEGIAVDPAKALTGYWTPELRNGADDF; the protein is encoded by the coding sequence ATGAACACCGCACGTCACCGCTCCACCCTGCTCACCCTCGCCGGCACGGCCCTCGCCCTGTCCCTGACCGCCTGTCAGAACGGCTCGGGGGTCAAGTCCTCGTCCGCGGCGACCCCCGCGGCCACGGTCGCCTCGTCCTCGACGACGTCCGGGGCGACGGTCGCCGCCGGCACGGACGGCTCCGGTGCGGCAGGATCGGCCGGCACGGCCCGCTCCACGGGATCGGCAGGCTCGACGGGATCGACGGGCTCCCCCGCCTCCGCCGGTTCGGCCGGCGAGAGCGGCCGGCAGGCGGCCGCCTCCACTCCGGCGTGCACCGCGCGGAACGTCCGCGTCACCGCCGCCGGACAGGACGGTCCGCCCACCACCCACATCGTCCTGACCGCGAAGAACACCTCCGGGCACTCCTGCCGGCTGCCGGGCTTCCCGCACGTGCAGTTCCTGGAGAGCCACAAGCAGGACGTGCCGGCCGTCGCCAAGAGCAAGCCGGCCGCACCGGTCGTGCTGGCGCCGGGCGCCCCGGCCTACGCGCTGGTGAAGCTCTCGGACGGCGGGGTCGACGAGGACAACGAACCCGTGTCGGCGTTCTCCGTGACGCTGGAGGGCGACTCCACCGTCGTCGCCGTCGCCGCGCCCGGCAGCGAGGGCATCGCCGTCGACCCGGCGAAGGCCCTCACCGGCTACTGGACTCCCGAACTGCGCAACGGCGCCGACGACTTCTGA
- a CDS encoding PIG-L deacetylase family protein yields the protein MNSNAADSAGPSRRSVLAAGALTAAAMAYQTSRAPAASAAAKPAIFYAPHQDDDAIGLAGSILEHKAAGRPVYLVLVSNGRNPDLAVRMNADPCPLTQWSSPHPCAAGGRHNLSWPTDGTTKIVAARTAEFMASAKALGVDKVINFKVVDDGFSSTSAYNKLVDRIEAKVRALAAQYPGASHKFTAGWLEHTETHKAGSDVAYRLMNDGTISDVRFNDVYAYKRPQQDRADGAAYVLNIPSSHMKIKRNAMYAYNTWDPSRNLYALGYHSVPELLEAAHADPREFVHTLPSDYRPGKGN from the coding sequence ATGAACAGCAACGCCGCAGACTCCGCGGGCCCGTCCAGGCGCAGCGTGTTGGCCGCCGGCGCGCTGACCGCCGCCGCCATGGCCTACCAGACAAGCCGGGCCCCCGCGGCGTCGGCCGCCGCCAAGCCGGCCATCTTCTACGCCCCGCACCAGGACGACGACGCGATCGGGTTGGCCGGGTCGATCCTGGAGCACAAGGCGGCAGGCCGGCCCGTCTACCTCGTCCTGGTGAGCAATGGCCGCAATCCCGACCTTGCCGTGCGGATGAACGCCGACCCGTGCCCGCTGACCCAGTGGTCCAGCCCGCATCCGTGCGCCGCGGGCGGCCGGCACAACCTGTCCTGGCCGACCGACGGAACCACCAAGATCGTCGCCGCGCGGACGGCCGAGTTCATGGCGTCCGCGAAGGCGCTGGGCGTGGACAAGGTCATCAACTTCAAGGTGGTGGACGACGGGTTCTCCAGCACCTCGGCCTACAACAAGCTGGTCGACCGGATCGAGGCGAAGGTCAGGGCGCTCGCGGCGCAGTACCCCGGCGCCTCGCACAAGTTCACCGCCGGGTGGCTGGAGCACACCGAGACGCACAAGGCGGGCAGCGACGTGGCCTACCGGCTGATGAACGACGGCACGATCTCCGACGTGCGGTTCAACGACGTCTACGCCTACAAACGCCCCCAGCAGGACCGTGCGGACGGCGCCGCCTACGTACTGAACATCCCCAGCTCGCACATGAAGATCAAGCGCAACGCGATGTACGCCTACAACACCTGGGACCCCTCCCGGAACCTCTACGCGCTCGGCTATCACAGCGTCCCGGAACTGCTGGAGGCCGCGCACGCCGACCCGCGCGAGTTCGTCCACACCCTGCCCTCCGACTACCGGCCCGGCAAGGGCAACTGA
- a CDS encoding SDR family NAD(P)-dependent oxidoreductase — MKMTGNTILITGGTSGIGLGLALRLHEAGNKVVVAGRRKELLDEITAEHPGIDALVLNVADPDSIARARESVAASHPGLNVLVNNAGIQLQESVLDPAGLQVAEDHVAVNLLGPIRMTYAFLPLPMRWKTALNAFDITFDGRLSAAGQ, encoded by the coding sequence ATGAAGATGACCGGCAACACGATCCTGATCACCGGCGGGACCTCGGGCATCGGCCTCGGTCTGGCCCTGCGTCTGCACGAGGCCGGCAACAAGGTGGTCGTCGCCGGCCGGCGCAAGGAACTCCTCGACGAGATCACGGCCGAGCACCCGGGCATCGACGCGCTCGTCCTCAATGTCGCGGACCCCGACTCGATCGCCCGGGCCCGTGAGTCCGTGGCGGCGAGCCACCCGGGGTTGAACGTCCTGGTCAACAACGCCGGCATTCAGCTGCAGGAGAGCGTCCTCGATCCGGCCGGACTCCAGGTCGCCGAGGATCACGTCGCGGTCAATCTACTCGGCCCGATCCGGATGACGTACGCCTTCCTGCCGCTGCCCATGCGCTGGAAGACCGCACTGAACGCCTTCGACATCACCTTCGACGGCCGTCTCTCCGCAGCCGGTCAGTAA
- a CDS encoding helix-turn-helix domain-containing protein, whose translation MTPSGERRPASSTVIAVGAQIRRRREQRGMSSAELARRAGLSKATLSQLEAGRGDPTIETLDALAMALRIPLTDLLARDIDPGPVFVPGTDLTDGEVGRELLRRISSGTGGRSRRARSRHRRRPPPCAARSAGFPSRHSGW comes from the coding sequence ATGACGCCGTCAGGGGAGCGCCGGCCCGCCAGCAGCACCGTGATCGCGGTCGGAGCCCAGATCCGCCGGCGCCGCGAACAACGCGGGATGAGCAGTGCCGAACTGGCCCGCCGGGCGGGCCTGAGCAAGGCGACGCTCTCGCAGCTGGAGGCCGGCCGGGGCGACCCGACCATCGAGACCCTCGACGCGCTCGCAATGGCCCTGCGCATCCCGCTGACCGACCTGCTCGCCCGCGACATCGACCCCGGGCCGGTGTTCGTGCCCGGCACCGACCTGACCGACGGAGAAGTGGGACGAGAACTGCTGCGCCGCATCAGCAGCGGAACTGGTGGTCGATCTCGCCGTGCACGGTCACGACACAGACGCCGTCCACCACCGTGCGCTGCGCGCTCAGCCGGCTTTCCGTCGCGGCATTCTGGCTGGTAG